CTCGGGTCGGACTACGAGGACGGGATTGACTGCCCTGGAGTGTACCTCTGGAGGATGATGATTGCAGGGCCTTTTCAGAGTAAAGGATACGGCGCCCGCGCCATACATAGGCTGCTTGCTCATCTGCGGTCGATGGGCGTACGCGAGCTCTATACGAGCTGCGGTACGGGCCCAGCGAGCCCGGAGGCGTTCTACCGGGGGTTTGGGTTCAAGCCTACTGGAGATTGCTACGGGGATCAGCCCGAATACGTTCTGAAACTGGACGACAGCAACTAGGTTCTGTCTTGCCGATGGAGGCCAGGAAGATGAGCGGGCGAAAGGAGCGAGTGCAATATCATCTTGATCCGCGTGATGTCAAGGATCTTCCCGAATGCGAGATCGCGGCCATCTTGAGGGGAGCGGACAACCTGATCATGCGGGGCGGTCGGACGATGCTGGCGAAGGTTCTCAAAGGATC
This is a stretch of genomic DNA from Clostridia bacterium. It encodes these proteins:
- a CDS encoding GNAT family N-acetyltransferase is translated as MADPDVHFKRITAATVLDVCKLSDTLSDEQREMVADNAVSLAQAAYSDGAWVRAIYADSDLVGFIMLHLGSDYEDGIDCPGVYLWRMMIAGPFQSKGYGARAIHRLLAHLRSMGVRELYTSCGTGPASPEAFYRGFGFKPTGDCYGDQPEYVLKLDDSN